A stretch of the bacterium genome encodes the following:
- the rnhC gene encoding ribonuclease HIII, which produces MSGKVLTSYSCALDTEQLSSLKGILEARNFVFKPLQYGFFQAAGDTVSIAAYRTGKVLIQGKGTRDFIEFVLEPEVLKEIRLGYEEVLGEEGEERIGVDESGKGDYFGPLVVAGVYITPALEKKLREAGVKDSKKISDRRVMELRKLIRRECINSVVAIGPERYNQLYPTMGNLNKILAWGHARVIENILGKVPCRQAVLDQFGHKDLVLSALMKKGRNIEVAQRFRGEEDISVAAGSILARAEFILRLGRLSEEFGIDFPKGNGKKNVIPAAKKMVKKNGLESLVKVAKIHFKTTREVMLS; this is translated from the coding sequence ATGAGCGGGAAAGTACTAACATCGTATTCCTGCGCGCTCGATACCGAGCAGCTTTCCTCCCTCAAGGGGATATTGGAAGCGCGCAACTTCGTCTTCAAGCCGCTCCAATACGGATTTTTTCAGGCCGCGGGCGATACCGTCTCCATCGCCGCCTACCGCACGGGCAAGGTGTTGATCCAAGGCAAGGGAACCCGGGATTTCATCGAGTTCGTTTTGGAGCCGGAAGTACTGAAGGAGATCCGGCTGGGCTATGAGGAAGTTCTCGGAGAGGAGGGAGAGGAGAGAATCGGGGTTGACGAAAGCGGCAAGGGGGACTACTTCGGGCCGCTGGTGGTGGCGGGAGTCTACATCACTCCGGCTTTGGAAAAAAAACTGCGCGAAGCCGGGGTCAAGGACAGCAAAAAAATTTCCGATCGCAGGGTCATGGAACTGCGCAAGCTCATCCGCCGGGAATGCATCAATTCGGTGGTGGCCATCGGCCCGGAACGATATAACCAGCTCTACCCGACCATGGGCAATCTCAATAAAATTTTGGCCTGGGGCCACGCGCGGGTGATCGAAAATATTCTAGGCAAAGTCCCCTGCCGCCAGGCGGTGCTCGACCAGTTCGGTCACAAGGACTTGGTATTGAGCGCGCTGATGAAAAAAGGCCGGAACATCGAGGTTGCCCAACGGTTCCGCGGCGAAGAGGATATCTCCGTTGCCGCCGGCTCGATCCTGGCGCGCGCGGAATTTATTTTGAGGCTGGGCAGGCTCTCCGAAGAGTTCGGGATCGATTTTCCCAAGGGCAACGGGAAGAAGAACGTCATCCCGGCGGCCAAGAAGATGGTCAAGAAAAACGGATTGGAAAGCTTGGTCAAAGTCGCCAAGATTCATTTCAAGACCACTCGGGAAGTCATGCTGAGCTGA
- the sppA gene encoding signal peptide peptidase SppA — protein MSNREIVLPDSKIVYLVRKRRIWPWLLLGLGLGFFAAAALLLDEENKPVSAWPRLNEAVVSGSGAAKIALIRVGGIIRDEDESVGFKTRNVVSEFSAALRAAAADESVKAVILTVDSPGGGITASDVMYHRLLDFKKSGKPVVALLGDIAASGGYYIAAPADLIYAHPTSITGSIGVIIQSFNVESLMRKIGVEDVTIKAGEQKDMLSPFRQLTPGEYEELQALVNGMHERFIQVIVQNRGLPEEDVRAAADGRIFDAEEAFQAGLVDEIGYLEDAIAAAEELAGIESSTVVEYQPHFGVLSLLGASFPAPLAVRLLERLEAAATPRLMYLWRL, from the coding sequence ATGAGCAACCGCGAGATAGTCCTGCCCGATTCCAAGATCGTCTATCTGGTCAGGAAACGCCGTATCTGGCCTTGGCTCCTCTTGGGGTTGGGACTGGGCTTTTTCGCCGCCGCGGCTCTGTTGTTGGATGAGGAGAACAAACCGGTTTCGGCGTGGCCCCGTCTGAACGAGGCAGTGGTCAGCGGCTCCGGAGCCGCCAAGATCGCCTTGATCCGGGTGGGCGGGATCATCCGCGACGAAGACGAAAGCGTCGGTTTCAAGACCCGCAACGTCGTGAGCGAATTCTCGGCGGCCCTGCGCGCTGCCGCCGCGGATGAGTCGGTCAAGGCCGTTATCCTGACCGTGGACAGCCCGGGGGGGGGGATCACCGCCAGCGACGTCATGTATCACCGGCTTCTGGACTTCAAGAAGTCCGGGAAACCGGTGGTGGCGCTCCTGGGTGATATCGCCGCTTCCGGGGGGTATTATATCGCCGCCCCCGCCGACCTGATTTATGCGCATCCCACGTCCATCACCGGCAGCATCGGAGTCATTATCCAGTCGTTCAACGTCGAAAGCCTGATGCGGAAAATAGGGGTCGAAGACGTCACCATCAAGGCCGGCGAGCAGAAGGATATGCTCTCGCCCTTCCGGCAGCTGACGCCGGGCGAGTACGAAGAGTTGCAGGCTCTGGTGAACGGAATGCACGAACGCTTCATCCAGGTTATCGTTCAGAACCGGGGGCTCCCCGAAGAAGATGTGCGCGCCGCCGCCGACGGAAGGATTTTCGACGCCGAAGAAGCTTTTCAGGCAGGCCTGGTCGACGAGATCGGGTATCTCGAGGATGCGATCGCCGCGGCCGAAGAATTGGCGGGAATCGAATCGTCCACGGTCGTCGAATATCAGCCGCATTTCGGGGTGCTGAGCCTGTTGGGAGCTTCCTTCCCGGCGCCGCTCGCGGTGCGCTTGCTGGAACGCCTGGAGGCCGCGGCCACGCCTCGCCTGATGTATCTCTGGCGCTTATGA
- the deoC gene encoding deoxyribose-phosphate aldolase yields MIDHTLLKATATEEQIRQLCREAAEYGFASVCINPAWVELCAKLLRRSEVKVCTVIGFPLGANTSRTKAFEARNAIENGAAEVDMVMNIGAMKSGRSDWVLKDIQAVVRASRPNILVKVIIETCYLTDEEKVKACELSKQAGADFVKTSTGFGTGGATAADVALMRKVVGTALGVKASGGVRDFDDAQTMMKAGASRLGASASLKIIRAKDVKSDY; encoded by the coding sequence ATGATCGATCACACCCTGCTCAAGGCCACCGCCACCGAGGAGCAGATCCGGCAGCTCTGCCGGGAAGCCGCCGAATACGGTTTCGCGTCGGTCTGCATCAATCCCGCCTGGGTAGAACTCTGTGCCAAGCTCCTGAGGAGGTCCGAAGTAAAGGTCTGCACCGTGATCGGTTTCCCTCTGGGGGCGAATACGTCCCGGACCAAGGCTTTTGAGGCCCGTAACGCCATCGAAAACGGCGCCGCGGAGGTGGATATGGTGATGAACATCGGCGCCATGAAATCGGGCAGGTCGGATTGGGTGCTTAAGGATATCCAGGCGGTGGTTCGGGCCAGCCGCCCCAATATTCTGGTCAAAGTGATCATCGAGACTTGCTATCTGACCGACGAAGAGAAAGTCAAGGCGTGCGAATTGAGCAAGCAGGCGGGGGCCGATTTCGTCAAGACCTCCACCGGGTTCGGAACGGGTGGAGCCACCGCCGCCGACGTGGCCTTGATGAGGAAAGTGGTGGGAACGGCCTTGGGAGTCAAAGCTTCCGGCGGAGTTCGGGATTTCGACGACGCTCAAACCATGATGAAAGCCGGCGCCAGCCGGTTGGGAGCCAGCGCCAGTCTGAAAATCATTCGAGCCAAGGATGTAAAAAGCGATTACTGA
- the rpiB gene encoding ribose 5-phosphate isomerase B produces MTNATENNGFAGRIAVGSDHGGLELKQALISFLEGKGYTVKDVGTYDDRACDYPDYAGAVARSVASGDCDRGIMIDSFGVASGMAANKIRGVRAAVCWNRDTAISSREHNNANVLTLGGKILDPSLAEEMVSAWLTTPFAGGRHWPRVNKIMALERGPR; encoded by the coding sequence ATGACGAATGCCACGGAAAACAACGGCTTTGCCGGCCGTATCGCCGTAGGTTCCGACCACGGAGGCTTGGAACTTAAACAAGCCTTGATCTCCTTTCTCGAAGGCAAAGGCTATACCGTCAAAGACGTGGGAACTTATGACGACCGGGCCTGCGATTATCCCGATTACGCGGGCGCGGTCGCCCGATCGGTGGCTTCCGGGGACTGCGATCGGGGAATTATGATCGACAGTTTCGGGGTGGCTTCGGGCATGGCCGCGAACAAGATCCGCGGCGTCCGGGCGGCCGTCTGCTGGAACCGGGATACCGCCATCAGCAGCCGGGAGCATAATAACGCCAATGTCCTGACATTGGGAGGGAAGATCCTCGATCCCAGCCTAGCCGAGGAAATGGTCTCCGCTTGGCTGACGACCCCATTTGCGGGTGGGCGCCATTGGCCTCGGGTCAATAAGATCATGGCCCTGGAACGCGGTCCCCGCTGA
- a CDS encoding NAD(+)/NADH kinase, which produces MKTVGITANLAKENALDAAGDLCRRLRRAGFAVFVEEKLAGLLGEEKQRWTPSFGPGPEVLIVLGGDGTLISTFRGLGGGNIPLLGVNLGGLGFLTGIPLEHVPEMVREMKRGTLVRNSLATLDCRCSRGGRELFRSVAVNDAVIGKGGRARVIRMEAFLDGEYLTSYLADGLIVATPTGSTAYSLSAGGPVLGPDVPAFLINPICPHTLTNRPLVVSHRSVFKTRLLTAPAGTSLTIDGQVEAVLEKGDLVEIRRHRRPLILLTLAGNTYYRVLKKKLHWGGSSYYPEREV; this is translated from the coding sequence ATGAAGACGGTCGGGATAACCGCCAATTTGGCCAAAGAAAACGCCCTGGACGCGGCCGGGGACCTCTGCCGTCGCCTGCGCCGCGCCGGATTCGCCGTTTTTGTGGAAGAGAAACTGGCCGGGCTGCTGGGTGAAGAAAAACAGCGCTGGACGCCTTCGTTCGGTCCCGGGCCGGAAGTTTTGATTGTTTTGGGAGGAGACGGGACCCTGATCAGCACTTTCCGGGGTTTGGGTGGAGGGAACATCCCCTTGCTGGGCGTCAATCTCGGCGGCCTGGGGTTTCTGACCGGCATTCCCCTGGAGCATGTCCCCGAAATGGTCCGGGAAATGAAGCGCGGGACGTTGGTCAGAAACTCTCTGGCCACGCTGGATTGCCGTTGCTCCCGGGGAGGGCGGGAGTTGTTCCGGTCGGTCGCCGTCAACGACGCCGTGATCGGGAAGGGGGGGCGCGCCCGGGTCATCAGAATGGAAGCTTTTCTCGACGGAGAGTACCTGACCTCCTATCTGGCCGACGGGCTGATCGTCGCCACCCCCACCGGGTCGACCGCGTATTCCCTGTCGGCGGGCGGCCCCGTCCTCGGGCCCGATGTCCCCGCTTTCCTGATAAACCCGATCTGCCCGCATACGCTGACCAACCGTCCCTTGGTCGTATCTCACCGGTCCGTTTTTAAAACCCGTTTGCTGACCGCCCCGGCGGGGACATCGCTGACCATCGACGGCCAGGTGGAGGCCGTTTTGGAAAAAGGGGACCTGGTGGAAATCCGCCGCCACCGCCGGCCCCTGATTCTGCTCACGCTCGCCGGCAACACCTATTACCGGGTTCTGAAGAAGAAGCTGCACTGGGGGGGGAGTTCCTACTATCCGGAACGGGAGGTTTAA
- a CDS encoding TlyA family RNA methyltransferase yields the protein MKKRLDTLLTEGGLFPSREQAARAVRAGWIKVDGRPADKPGKPFPRDCSIEVLARPRYVGRGGDKLSGALSDFGIEVKGKTAIDAGASTGGFTDCLLQSGAAKVFAFDVGRGQLAWTLRTDPRVELREKFNVRYLRPEDVGEQVDLAVADLSFISLKKILPALIPAVKGGGEILALIKPQFEAPPCRVGKGGVVRDPEVHREVIDDIIRFITGLGHKIAGVKESRLTGPAGNREFFIRVVVAGEDRDRG from the coding sequence GTGAAAAAACGGCTGGATACGCTCTTGACCGAAGGTGGGCTGTTTCCCAGCCGCGAACAGGCGGCGCGGGCGGTGCGGGCCGGTTGGATCAAGGTGGACGGCCGCCCCGCGGACAAACCGGGCAAACCGTTTCCCCGGGACTGCTCGATCGAGGTTCTCGCCCGTCCCCGCTACGTCGGCCGTGGAGGAGACAAGTTGTCGGGGGCCTTGTCGGATTTCGGAATCGAGGTAAAGGGAAAGACCGCCATTGACGCGGGGGCTTCCACCGGGGGGTTCACCGACTGCCTTCTTCAGAGCGGCGCCGCGAAAGTGTTCGCCTTCGACGTAGGTCGCGGTCAATTGGCCTGGACCTTACGGACGGACCCCCGGGTGGAGCTTCGGGAGAAATTCAACGTCCGGTACTTGAGACCGGAAGATGTGGGCGAGCAGGTGGACCTGGCCGTCGCCGACCTATCGTTTATATCCTTGAAGAAAATTCTTCCCGCTCTGATCCCGGCGGTCAAGGGGGGCGGCGAGATACTGGCTTTGATCAAGCCCCAGTTCGAAGCCCCTCCCTGCCGGGTGGGGAAGGGGGGAGTGGTCCGGGACCCGGAAGTGCACCGGGAAGTAATCGATGATATAATCCGGTTCATAACCGGACTCGGCCACAAGATTGCGGGGGTGAAGGAATCGAGACTCACGGGTCCCGCCGGCAACCGGGAATTTTTTATCCGGGTGGTCGTGGCCGGGGAAGATCGGGATAGGGGATGA
- the dxs gene encoding 1-deoxy-D-xylulose-5-phosphate synthase, translating to MKKLLPEIREPADLKKLSRRDLETLAAEVRERIIRVVSENGGHLAASLGVVELTLALYRVFDLPRDKVIWDVGHQAYAHKLLTGREREFDSIRTLGGISGFPKIKESPYDSFGVGHASTSLSAALGLAAARDQSGGREKIIAVIGDGALTGGLALEALNQGGAAARNTLVVLNANEMAIAPSVGALSEYLNQLITAPTYNRLKHEMEEVMRRIPGVGSRVVNASHRLEEALKGLITPGQIFEEFGYRYVGPVNGHDLTTLVEILEKVRGLSDPVLLHVVTRKGKGYPPAEKNPEWFHGLGAFDIATGRSRKSSDLLSYSDVFGQTLIRLGATEPKLVAVSAAMPLGTGLCDFGRRFPSRFYDVGIAEGHAVTFAAGMAAGGLKPVVALYSTFLQRAYDQVVHDVCLQELPVVFAIDRAGLVGADGPTHHGVFDISYLRHIPGLTIMQPRDGKELCSMLATALALGRPAVVRYPRGASELTAVPERPVPLPDTRAEIVKEGTNGWFWALGGEMIGVALAAAEILGKKGLDFGVVNPRFIKPLDRELLLRQVSAEQRIVTLEEHVLAGGFGAAVMEELEDAGRSTDSVIRIGIADRFIEHGPVPLLRELCGLTPEAVAEKVSARLP from the coding sequence GTGAAGAAGCTGTTGCCGGAGATCCGCGAACCCGCCGATCTTAAGAAACTCTCCCGCCGCGACTTGGAGACGCTGGCCGCGGAAGTCCGGGAAAGAATCATCAGGGTAGTCTCCGAGAACGGGGGACATCTGGCCGCCAGCCTGGGCGTAGTCGAGCTTACCCTCGCTCTGTATCGCGTCTTCGATCTGCCTCGGGACAAGGTTATCTGGGACGTCGGGCACCAGGCTTACGCGCATAAACTTTTAACGGGAAGGGAGCGGGAGTTCGATTCCATTCGTACGTTGGGAGGCATCAGCGGATTTCCCAAGATTAAAGAGAGTCCGTACGATTCTTTCGGAGTGGGGCACGCCAGCACCTCGCTTTCCGCCGCCCTGGGTTTGGCGGCCGCCCGGGATCAAAGCGGCGGTCGGGAGAAGATCATAGCCGTCATCGGCGACGGCGCCCTGACCGGCGGTTTGGCCCTGGAAGCGCTCAATCAGGGCGGCGCCGCCGCCCGCAACACCCTGGTGGTGCTGAACGCCAACGAAATGGCGATCGCCCCCAGCGTGGGGGCTCTCTCCGAATATCTGAATCAGCTGATCACCGCTCCGACCTACAACCGCTTGAAACACGAAATGGAAGAAGTCATGCGACGGATTCCCGGCGTCGGCTCCCGGGTGGTCAACGCTTCGCACCGGCTGGAAGAGGCCTTAAAAGGGCTCATCACCCCCGGGCAGATATTCGAAGAGTTCGGCTACCGTTATGTCGGCCCCGTCAACGGCCATGATCTAACTACCTTGGTCGAAATACTGGAGAAAGTGCGCGGTTTGTCCGATCCCGTGCTTTTGCACGTAGTGACCAGAAAAGGCAAGGGGTATCCGCCCGCCGAGAAAAATCCGGAGTGGTTCCACGGGTTGGGAGCCTTCGATATCGCCACCGGCCGCTCGCGGAAAAGTTCGGACCTTCTTTCCTATTCCGATGTCTTCGGGCAGACCCTGATCCGCTTGGGTGCGACCGAACCCAAGCTGGTTGCGGTCAGCGCCGCCATGCCCCTCGGGACCGGACTCTGCGACTTCGGCCGCCGCTTCCCTTCCCGTTTTTACGATGTGGGCATCGCCGAGGGCCATGCCGTCACCTTTGCGGCCGGAATGGCCGCGGGCGGCTTGAAGCCGGTAGTGGCCCTGTATTCGACGTTTCTGCAGAGGGCGTATGACCAGGTGGTTCACGACGTCTGCCTCCAGGAACTTCCGGTGGTGTTCGCCATCGATCGCGCCGGCCTGGTCGGCGCCGACGGTCCGACTCATCACGGTGTTTTCGATATCTCCTACCTTCGCCATATCCCGGGGCTGACCATCATGCAGCCCCGGGACGGGAAGGAATTGTGCTCCATGCTCGCCACCGCCTTAGCGCTCGGTCGTCCGGCCGTAGTCCGGTACCCGCGCGGCGCCAGCGAACTGACCGCGGTTCCGGAGCGCCCCGTTCCCCTCCCCGACACCCGCGCCGAGATAGTCAAGGAAGGGACGAACGGTTGGTTCTGGGCCCTGGGGGGCGAGATGATCGGGGTAGCCCTGGCGGCGGCCGAAATTCTGGGGAAAAAGGGGCTGGATTTCGGAGTAGTAAACCCCCGTTTCATAAAACCGCTGGATCGGGAGCTCCTGCTTCGCCAGGTCTCGGCGGAACAGCGCATCGTTACGTTGGAAGAGCATGTGCTGGCCGGAGGTTTCGGGGCCGCGGTGATGGAGGAACTGGAAGATGCCGGCCGGAGCACGGATTCCGTGATCCGGATAGGGATCGCGGACCGGTTTATCGAACACGGTCCCGTTCCCCTGCTCCGGGAGTTGTGCGGGCTGACCCCGGAAGCCGTAGCCGAGAAAGTATCCGCGCGCCTGCCCTGA
- a CDS encoding exodeoxyribonuclease VII small subunit yields the protein MEKFKFDEGLARLEAIVGRLENEEISLEEAMKLYEKGVELAGLCMKKLASAEQKIEILRRAADGILKPEEFKLQDTEGEEDR from the coding sequence ATGGAAAAGTTCAAGTTCGATGAAGGGTTGGCTCGGTTGGAAGCGATCGTGGGACGGTTGGAAAACGAGGAAATTTCGCTCGAAGAAGCGATGAAGCTTTACGAGAAAGGCGTCGAACTCGCCGGTTTATGTATGAAAAAACTCGCCTCCGCCGAGCAGAAAATCGAAATCCTACGCCGCGCCGCCGACGGCATCCTGAAACCGGAGGAGTTTAAACTCCAAGATACGGAGGGGGAAGAAGACCGGTGA
- the xseA gene encoding exodeoxyribonuclease VII large subunit — MRVSSFSSQAVANSRPLTVSEVTASVKRLLESSFAMLSVEGEISNFRLPASGHAYFTIKDERAQLAAVMFRSALALLRFVPEDGLKVVVQGRLTVYGPRGQYQIQAVKMSPRGGGELQLALEQLKRRLEKEGLFREDHKRPLPPFPSAVGVITSPTGAAIKDILQVLGRRFRGLRVVINPVRVQGEGAAEDIARAIEEFNLRGGVDVLIVGRGGGSIEDLWAFNEERVARAIFRSAIPVVSAVGHEIDWTVADFVADVRAPTPSAAAELITREPGLLAGRIAESLNRLDRALAHSLGRSRSAVAAVLGGWAMRRPSRLAAEGAQRTDDLAARLERVTGNLLSGRRWKLEAVSRAAVFRDPSRLLAFRRRRAAESAQRLDRVTDLAVGSRRSRLGDVYLRLEALSPLAVLGRGYAVVFAADGTVVRTAGTLSPGEEVRTRVGAGEFVSVVTGVSGNELDSETAGT; from the coding sequence GTGAGGGTTTCTTCCTTTTCGAGTCAGGCCGTCGCGAACTCCCGGCCGTTGACCGTGAGCGAGGTGACCGCCTCGGTCAAACGTCTGTTGGAATCGAGTTTCGCCATGCTTTCCGTGGAGGGAGAAATCTCCAACTTCAGACTGCCGGCCTCGGGCCACGCTTATTTTACGATTAAGGATGAAAGGGCCCAATTGGCCGCGGTTATGTTCAGGAGCGCTCTGGCGCTTTTAAGATTTGTTCCCGAAGACGGGCTCAAGGTCGTCGTTCAGGGCCGTCTGACCGTCTATGGCCCCAGGGGGCAATATCAGATACAGGCCGTGAAGATGAGTCCCCGAGGCGGCGGAGAACTCCAGTTGGCGCTGGAACAGTTGAAGCGCAGATTGGAGAAAGAAGGACTTTTCCGCGAAGATCATAAACGCCCATTGCCCCCTTTCCCCTCCGCAGTGGGGGTGATCACGTCGCCGACCGGGGCCGCCATTAAAGATATCCTCCAGGTGCTGGGAAGGAGGTTCAGGGGGTTGCGGGTGGTGATCAATCCGGTGCGGGTTCAGGGGGAAGGGGCGGCGGAAGATATTGCCCGCGCCATCGAGGAGTTCAATCTGCGGGGGGGGGTGGACGTCCTGATCGTCGGCCGCGGCGGCGGCAGCATCGAGGATCTGTGGGCCTTCAACGAAGAAAGGGTGGCCCGGGCGATCTTTCGATCCGCCATTCCGGTCGTTTCGGCGGTCGGTCATGAAATCGATTGGACCGTCGCCGATTTCGTGGCCGATGTCCGGGCGCCCACCCCGTCGGCAGCCGCCGAACTGATTACCCGCGAGCCCGGGCTCTTGGCCGGCCGGATCGCCGAATCGCTGAACCGGCTCGACCGTGCCCTGGCGCATTCCCTCGGCCGTTCCCGTTCCGCGGTCGCCGCCGTTTTAGGTGGTTGGGCAATGCGCCGTCCCTCCCGGCTGGCGGCCGAGGGGGCGCAGCGAACCGACGATTTGGCCGCGCGGCTGGAGCGGGTTACGGGGAATCTATTGAGCGGGCGCCGTTGGAAATTGGAAGCCGTTTCCCGAGCAGCCGTTTTTCGAGATCCATCCCGCTTGCTTGCGTTCCGTCGCCGAAGGGCGGCGGAGTCCGCGCAGCGGCTCGATCGGGTAACGGACCTGGCCGTCGGCTCGCGACGTTCCCGCCTGGGGGACGTGTATCTACGCCTGGAAGCATTGAGCCCCCTGGCCGTGCTCGGCCGGGGGTATGCCGTCGTCTTCGCCGCCGATGGGACCGTCGTACGAACGGCGGGGACCTTGAGCCCCGGAGAGGAGGTCAGAACCCGGGTGGGCGCGGGAGAATTCGTTTCCGTCGTTACCGGAGTTTCGGGAAACGAGCTCGATTCGGAAACGGCGGGAACGTAG
- a CDS encoding TIGR00282 family metallophosphoesterase: MMAEEKTVRVLVVGDVVGGPGRAAFAELYPRIREERGVEFCIVNAENAAGGSGLTVDTAEELLRAGADVLTSGDHIWRREEAVELLNGNPKVLRPLNFPPGAPGRGSRVSPLPGGGEIAVVSLLGRVFMAPMDCPFRHLEGEVNVLSRRTRLIVVDFHAEATSEKAALARHFDGRVSAVVGTHTHVPTADARILAGKTAFISDIGMCGSLDSILGREPRAVITAFLTGRPVRFPVAAADPGLQGVLLELDRESGHALDISAVNYGGNEIR, from the coding sequence ATGATGGCCGAGGAGAAAACAGTCAGGGTTCTGGTTGTCGGCGACGTGGTCGGCGGCCCCGGCCGCGCGGCCTTTGCGGAGCTTTACCCGCGAATCCGGGAGGAGCGGGGGGTGGAATTCTGCATCGTCAACGCCGAAAACGCCGCCGGCGGCTCCGGACTGACGGTCGACACCGCCGAGGAGCTGCTGCGCGCGGGAGCCGACGTACTCACCTCGGGGGACCATATCTGGCGCCGGGAAGAAGCCGTGGAGCTTCTGAACGGCAACCCCAAGGTACTGCGCCCGCTCAATTTTCCTCCGGGGGCGCCCGGCCGGGGCAGCCGGGTCTCCCCGTTGCCCGGCGGGGGAGAAATCGCCGTGGTTTCACTGCTGGGGAGGGTTTTTATGGCCCCGATGGATTGTCCCTTCCGCCATTTGGAGGGGGAAGTGAACGTGCTTTCCCGGCGTACCCGGCTGATCGTGGTCGATTTTCATGCCGAAGCCACCAGCGAGAAAGCCGCCCTGGCCCGGCACTTCGACGGCCGGGTTTCCGCGGTGGTGGGCACGCATACTCACGTGCCCACCGCCGACGCCCGGATTCTGGCGGGGAAAACGGCGTTTATTTCGGATATCGGCATGTGCGGGAGCCTGGATTCGATTTTGGGCCGCGAACCCAGGGCGGTCATAACCGCTTTTCTCACGGGGCGCCCCGTGCGTTTCCCGGTAGCGGCGGCAGATCCGGGGCTTCAGGGGGTGCTTCTGGAATTGGATCGGGAAAGCGGGCATGCGCTCGATATCTCCGCCGTCAACTACGGAGGGAACGAAATTCGGTGA
- the rny gene encoding ribonuclease Y: protein MNGIALVISGAALAAGVLLGLLVAALWNKKKVDSAAREAERILSEADTEARAMKKEASIQAREEMFKARTAFEKESRERTRELKKLEQRINSREENLERKVALIDQKEEGIKSREKALGEREEELKTKENDLRDIIEKQRIRLQRISGLSQEEAKTLLLSSLKEEAERDAALMIRQIENEARDKAEKEARKIISIAIQRYAADHVSEAVVSTVALPSDDMKGRIIGREGRNIRAFQTATGVDVVVDDTPEVVVLSAFDPVRREIARVALERLVADGRIHPPRVEELVKKAREEVETAIKEAGEQTAFDVGVHGLKPELIKLLGRLKYRTSYGQNVLDHSREVAYLMGIMAAELGLDVQTAKKVGLLHDIGKAVDHEIEGPHAEIGANLAKKYGLPDLVVHAIASHHGEVEPETVFDVLAQAGDALSAARPGARTESMEAYIKRLQKLERLAVSFHGVRKSYAIQAGREVRVMVEPDKVDDREILQLARNVSKKIEEELDYPGQVRVTVIRETRAVEYAR from the coding sequence ATGAACGGCATCGCATTGGTGATTTCCGGCGCCGCTCTGGCGGCCGGTGTTTTGCTCGGTTTGCTGGTCGCGGCTCTCTGGAACAAGAAAAAAGTAGATTCTGCCGCCCGGGAAGCCGAGCGCATCCTGTCGGAAGCGGATACCGAGGCCCGGGCCATGAAAAAAGAAGCTTCGATTCAAGCCCGGGAAGAGATGTTCAAAGCCCGCACCGCTTTCGAGAAAGAGAGCCGGGAACGCACCCGGGAATTGAAGAAGCTGGAACAGAGGATCAACAGCCGGGAAGAAAACCTGGAAAGGAAGGTCGCGCTCATCGACCAGAAGGAGGAGGGGATCAAATCCCGGGAAAAGGCGCTGGGAGAGCGGGAAGAGGAACTCAAGACCAAGGAGAACGATCTTCGGGACATTATCGAGAAACAGAGGATCCGGTTGCAGCGCATCTCGGGTTTGAGTCAGGAAGAAGCCAAGACCCTTTTGCTCTCTTCTTTGAAAGAAGAGGCGGAGCGGGACGCCGCCCTGATGATCAGGCAGATCGAGAACGAGGCCCGGGACAAGGCCGAAAAGGAAGCCCGCAAGATCATCTCCATCGCCATCCAGCGTTATGCGGCCGACCACGTTTCGGAAGCGGTGGTTTCCACCGTCGCGCTTCCTTCCGACGATATGAAGGGGCGCATCATCGGAAGGGAGGGTAGGAATATCAGGGCGTTTCAGACCGCAACCGGCGTCGATGTGGTGGTCGACGATACTCCGGAGGTAGTGGTCCTTTCCGCTTTCGACCCCGTTCGCCGCGAAATCGCCCGGGTCGCCCTGGAACGGTTGGTGGCCGACGGGAGGATACACCCCCCCCGGGTGGAGGAATTGGTCAAAAAAGCCCGGGAAGAAGTGGAAACCGCGATCAAGGAAGCCGGAGAACAGACGGCGTTCGACGTCGGGGTTCACGGCCTGAAACCGGAATTAATCAAGTTGCTGGGCCGGCTGAAGTACCGGACCAGTTACGGGCAGAACGTTCTCGACCATAGCCGGGAAGTGGCTTACCTGATGGGGATCATGGCGGCCGAATTGGGCTTGGACGTTCAAACCGCGAAAAAAGTCGGTTTGCTTCATGACATCGGGAAGGCCGTCGACCATGAAATCGAAGGCCCGCACGCGGAGATCGGCGCCAACCTGGCCAAGAAATACGGCCTCCCCGACTTGGTGGTGCACGCCATAGCTTCGCACCACGGCGAGGTCGAACCGGAGACGGTGTTCGACGTGCTGGCCCAGGCCGGCGACGCCCTCAGCGCCGCCCGTCCCGGTGCTCGGACCGAATCGATGGAAGCCTATATCAAGCGGCTTCAAAAATTGGAACGGTTGGCTGTTTCCTTTCATGGGGTCCGGAAATCTTACGCGATTCAGGCAGGCCGGGAAGTCCGGGTGATGGTGGAACCGGACAAGGTCGATGACCGCGAGATTTTGCAGCTGGCCCGGAATGTGAGCAAGAAGATCGAGGAAGAACTCGATTATCCCGGCCAGGTGCGGGTCACGGTGATCCGGGAGACAAGGGCGGTGGAATACGCCCGTTGA